In Stegostoma tigrinum isolate sSteTig4 chromosome 35, sSteTig4.hap1, whole genome shotgun sequence, one genomic interval encodes:
- the LOC132206310 gene encoding zona pellucida sperm-binding protein 3-like, which produces MVQCGEHKLLVRAQLDLFGTRHLIKAADLTLGTAGCRPTRIYPENHTVLFDYGLHECGSRLQMMGDFLIYTTHLSHIPNYPGSVIVRTNGAVIPIVCRYFRKGNVSSNSIKPTWIPFSSTRSAEGHLSFSLRLMNGDWLTERTSTVYSLGDLIHIEASVSMDNHMPMKLYIDRCVATLSPGKDSSPRYSIIDYNGCLVDSKAEDSLSTFVLPGDRREPDKLRFDLDAFRFYGDERSLIFITCHLRVAAVGQGDSRNKACTFQKLHKIWTPLGESTSDICACCHVGNCGSTREIAFPSRGRRDLGLEAGLQSELVVMLSLTVTAVSLISASLMALFIYRKHKQTPFTS; this is translated from the exons ATGGTGCAGTGTGGAGAGCACAAGCTGTTGGTCAGGGcccagttggatttatttggAACAAGGCACCTGATTAAAGCTGCTGACCTGACCCTGGGGACAGCAGGTTGTCGGCCGACCAGGATTTACCCTGAGAACCACACTGTTCTCTTTGACTATGGGCTGCATGAGTGTGGCAGCAGGCTGCAG ATGATGGGAGATTTTCTGATCTACACCACCCACTTGTCACACATCCCAAACTATCCTGGGTCTGTCATTGTGAGAACTAACGGAGCTGTCATTCCCATTGTGTGTCGGTATTTCAG GAAGGGCAATGTGAGCAGTAACTCCATCAAGCCCACCTGGATCCCATTCAGCTCCACCAGGTCTGCAGAAGGGCACCTGTCCTTCTCCCTGCGTCTAATGAATG GTGACTGGCTTACAGAGCGCACTTCCACTGTCTACTCCCTGGGAGACCTCATTCACATTGAGgcatctgtttcaatggacaACCACATGCCCATGAAGCTGTACATTGACCGCTGTGTAGCTACACTGAGCCCAGGCAAGGACTCCAGCCCCAGATACAGCATCATTGACTACAATGG TTGCCTCGTGGACAGCAAAGCTGAGGACTCCCTTTCAACCTTTGTGTTGCCGGGAGACCGGCGGGAGCCGGACAAGCTCAGGTTTGACCTGGATGCCTTCCGCTTCTATGGAGATGAGCGTTCCTTG ATTTTCATCACCTGTCACCTGAGAGTTGCTGCAGTGGGTCAGGGAGATTCCAGGAACAAAGCTTGTACTTTCCAGAAGCTGCACAAGAT CTGGACCCCACTGGGGGAATCGACCAGTGACATTTGTGCCTGTTGCCATGTGGGGAACTGTGGTAGCACAAGGGAGATCGCGTTTCCCTCCAGAGGCAGGAGAGACCTTGGACTTGAAGCTG GTCTGCAGTCTGAGCTGGTTGTGATGTTGTCCCTGACAGTGACGGCTGTCTCCCTGATCTCTGCTTCGTTGATGGCCTTGTTCATTTACAGGAAACACAAGCAAACTCCTTTCACCTCATGA